A stretch of DNA from Anopheles nili chromosome 2, idAnoNiliSN_F5_01, whole genome shotgun sequence:
ACCGTGTACGCGGGAGTACAGGTGTCTGCTCTGGCGCCGCTCCAGACGAACCATCTGTTGGCCACCGTGGTGGAACTGGGGCGTACGTTGggcttttcaattttcccttGCTGTTGTGTGCCGTTCCGCTTGGAACCCGCGCGTCCGGACCTAACCAACCGGGGCTCGAAATTTACGGTACCCCCAAATTTACTCACCCCTTTCTTTGGGCCGCAACCCGCCAAGGTCTACGATTTGTGGGGAGTGCTTTCCGATCAACCCCCTAATGCAGGCAAAAGCCCCCTGCCCACCCCCTCCCACGTGCGTTATCTGGCACCCAATTTCTCAATCACGCGCCGATTTTCCAAACcaattttcaccacacgctctcctttttttttttcttttgctgctcctGTGGGGCCTCGAGCTGGAGCTTTCTTTTGAGGGCGATCGTGAAGTGTTTTTTCGCGCCGAATGGAAGGAAGAGCTTTTTATGTGATcgacgggtgtgtgtgtgtgtatgtgcgcgcattcgagtgtgttgtttttgcgtcgttgtttccattttccctcgaTCGATGATCGGTTCGAGGTGAGATCGGTTCGATCTCAATTTTTcactgtttctttctttttcgcttcttgtGTTGTTTTGCCCGCCCCATTGCGTCGCTATTGTTTGCGGTTCGTGACGGTGTGGCGGGAGGCGCCGATTCCTTCTCCTTTGgatttggttttttgtttaatttttttcttcacttattttgtttctctcctCTAACCACTTCAACAACACCGGACGTTCGATCTGATGGTGCACGCGTGCAATCAACACCGGTTCGCGCCATGATCAGCACATGCATGTGGTGCATGTTGCCTCGCTGCTTCCACTCGGCCACTAATGTGGGCTGTAATTGAATAGGAAAGATGTTAAAATTTAGCGCACAACGTACAGGAGTCTGCGCGCCTGGACCCGGGAGCATCTGCCCGcgtgcgttttccttcgcttctttGTGTTCCCGTTCCAatctgcgtgtgtgtttggggtttGTTAGTTGTTTCGTCGCTCGTTTTGTGGCACACTTCACACTGTGCTTTTCGTTCTGGGCGGGTCCGGCTGCGTTTGGGCAGCAACGAGTGGGAAAAGCCTCCAAAAAGAGCCCGCGGAACTTTCCACTGGCGACCGTgagttgtgccttttttttttttgaggggaAAAGCGCGATTTGTTTTatatcgatcggtcgatcaaTCGCACCGATATCGTGCGGAGAGAGGATTGACGCgttagtttttatttcacaaGCATTAgcctgttgttgtttttttttcggtggctcACTGAACTAGATTTTAGTTGGGgcattcatcttttttttttgtggctttccAATGCTGTGATTGACGCACTTGGCCACCAATGTGGGCCAGCAATTATCGATCTGCCCTTGATTCGGGGCAGATACGAAGCGTGTGCGTTATTATCTGCCTAATTGGATTAGTTTTGAACCGATGAGAATAGAAAAGGGCTAAGTAATATGCCATTACGaatatcttaaaaaaatattgcacatTACGAAGCTATTGCAGGTTGCTTTAAGCTTTTGTGTCTGATGCCCTCCTTGTTAACGGATTCGGCCCTCTCCGTATAGCACGAAGTATAGAAAACAAACTGTTAATCACGGAACAGATATGCACACGATATCCCCTGTTGGAATgggttcgctttctctcgtcTTTTTAACCGGTCGCTCATCAAAAGACATTACCATTTATGATCGATCGTTACGTTGCGCTGGAAGAGCTGTAGCTTTTAATAACATCGACTCCACCGTAACCACCTTTATAAACATATCGCCAACATGTGATCGTGTTTGTAACCCCATTTTGTGCGTTTTACAATTTTCTTTACGACGCTAGGTACACGGCACCAGCAAACACTTCCGAGGATGGCGCAGATTCCTCGATCGATGCCTCCGCTGCCAAGGACTCGTTGTCCGCTAAGGATCTCACTACGGAGGACGTTTCATCGACGGGCGTGACAATACCAGCGGTTGTTGCCGAATCAGAAGATGCTTCCAATGGAATCGCACCCGAGCGATCTGCTGAACGGTCACAACTTGAAATTAACACCTTCGAAGTGGCCTCAAACGAGCTCGAACGCAACCAAACACAACGTGCCGTCAACGCAACCAACGCCGGTACGCTGGTGAGCCGTACCAAGAAGGGCAAGTTCCTGGACCAGTTTAACGAGGAAACGACCGAAGACAACGACATCAACCTGCCAAACGGTGCGGCTTGGGCTCTGGCCGGTATGCGCATGGTTGACCGGAAGCAACCCGACGCTACGGAAGTGACGGCTGAGTCGGTGACGCGTGACGACAGCGAGAACGTGGTCGCAAACAACACGCTCAAGCAGCTGATGGACTGGGCCATGATCATGCAGGAGGCAGACTTCGCCAACAGCACGTTCGTGCGATCGACGGTGGCGTCAGATGAGCCTGGCACGGCGAAGGATAGGCGTACGTACGCCAACAAGGCCCCATCAGGGATGGCCGATGCTGAGGATGGTCTAGGTGAGGAGAACCGGCTGCCGGGCGTGGCGACGGAGGTACCTCGAATTGGAGAAGAAGCCGCTCCAGTTACTGAGGCGGAAGATGCGAACGTTCTCGATACGACGTTTGTGCCATCGACTGAACAACCGGGCCGGGGCAGTTTGGAGCTGGAGGACTTCAAGTTTGAGGATCGTCCTTCTGCTGGAACTGCCACCAGAGAAAACGTTGGGTCAAATATGTTGGCTACCACGACTCGACGCACGTACGCAGTGAGCGAGAACGTCGACGAGAGTGAACTAACGGCAGGTGGAACTCGGATCCGGAACACACCGGAGTTGCGTGTCACGTCGACGACCACTACTCAGCGATCGGACGTGAACACTGGCATCTTCGAGGACGTTCCGGTGACGACGTACTCACCCGCGGCATCCGGGATCTTGCGGAGAACTGAGCAGACGACCCGACCTGTGCCTCTTACCACTATGGTGCCTTTTGTGAGACGTCTCGTGACCACAACGGACGTTCCGATGAGGGACATCACTACGACGCTTTCACCAACGACGACTGCCGGTGCGGCACTCCGAGAGGATGTAGCCACGAAGGCGTTGGATCTGGAGGAATCCACAGATTCGTCCGAAGTGAACCGCAATCTGTTGAACCGGACCGACGAAAGACCGCTTCCGGTGACGACTGTTGCTCCGGGAGCAAGTGTGACAACGATGGTACCGAACCACCTGTCATCGAGCGTGACACTGACGAACTCGGTGGATAGTGGTGACTCCTCTCCTGGTGAGAACCTGATAGGACAGGCCAGTGTCACTACGGATCGTTCGGATCAGACAACCACCGAGGAGAACACCGAAGATGCCAGGGTACCGATTGTGATGGAAGACAAGCGCGTCTTCGAGACAACCACGACAACGGTTCCTACACCGACGACTACGCGGATGGTGACAACTAGCACGCAAGCACAGACCACCTTCAACGCTGGGTCAATCGCTGGAGCAATGTCAGAGGCGTTTACCACTCGCcggacgatcgatcggtcaATGACAACGACGGAGCTGTCGGAGGAAGAGTCGGTCACCGAGGAGGACTACATCGAGCTGAACAACGCACCCGGATCTTCCAGTGGACAGGGCGACCAAAATCAGACCGGTCGCACGGAGCAAGAAGTGCCACGACAGACCAACGGAACGACGGAGCAGTCGCAGGGAGAACCTGCCGCTGAAGAGGACAACAGTGTCGTTGTAGCCGTGGTGGCCAGTATCGTGAGCGTGAtcgtggtgctgctgttgattgCGGCTTTCGTAAGTAGCCCGGGGTGGTGTGTGCTACCGTGGAACCATTTAATGTTGGAAACTGCGTCTTTGAGGGCGCAGAAGAATGATCgagatcgtgtgtgtgtgtgtgtgtgtgagcgaatGATGCTATTTCTTCTATCCTGTTATTCATCTTTCTATGTTTGAGTTGTTTTGGGATCCTCAGAAAGATGTTGCGGGGCTCTAACGAGAAGTGTCGCTATTCCTTCATCTAAATTGTCCTTGTACAGCCTGTTTTAGATTTAGAATAGCTATACACATGTTATGAGTGGATAACAGTTTTGCTATGTTTAGaaaattgaatccttttttttagaaaaatgGATAAATCTATATACTTTTTATAAACTTAAACATTTTCCTAATTAAATATTTGCCAAGTTTTCTCAAATGCATCAAAGCTATGCTATTATGATAATACTAACAACATCAACCATGTAAAAATCTACCAAATCTTCAATCTacccacaaacaacacacattGCACAACAACACTGCAGACATTGACTTTAGGTGATTGACGTTACATCACTAGCAACATTTTAAACCATCAAATAGTTTTCACACTTTACTATCAATCTGATTTTCTCGTAATCGAATACCAACCCAGCGTCCCAACAAGACCTTATGACTAATTATTTTCCTAAACGTGTGTTTTCCATGGCATTGGGTTCTAACTGGGGGTTCCTCCGTGGTTTCGAGGTTTGAGTGTTGTGCGAGCGCGTGTATGAACGAGTGCACATAGTGTAAATACCGGTTCCTAACCCCGCCGATCCGTGAGCAGACAGGTGCACGCTTGCGCTGATCTAGATGTACTATCCGCCGTTGCAGATCGTGTTCCGTAAGCGCCAGAACCAGGTTTCGTACGGCCAGAGGTGCCGCCCGGTCGGGTTGGACGCGTACAGTCTCGACAATGTGTCCGTGTATAACAGTGTACGCCGGAAGGGCAACACGGCACGGATGTCCAAGCGCTCGTATGGCAACTCCGCATTTGAGGATCCGAACTTCAAGACAAACCCGCTGACGGTGGCCGAGTTGGCCAACATCATCCACAACAAAACGGCCATCTACGACGAGTTCAAGGAGATCCCCAACGTGACGGCCCGTGCCGATGAGGTGCCGGAAGGTTGCGAGGACAAGAATAGGTAAGGATGGCACAGAGAGGATGCTCAAAGCTAAGTGCTGGTCGAGTACATTGTTCGATCGTTTGTCACTTTTAAGGTATGCCAATGTGGTTCCACTACCGGAAACGCGTGTTCACCTGAAGCGTTTAAACGACGACGAAAAGACGGAGTACATCAATGCCAACTTCGTAAAGGTAAGCTCATGAACCACACGATCCTGTGATTCACACGGTACTAAGACACTCCATTTGGTCCCTTTCTTGATGACAGGGCCCGAAGGATTCTGCCAACTACTACATCGCCTGCCAGGCGCCGATGGAGAACACGATCAACGACTTCTGGCGCTTGATCTGGGAGCAGAACTCGAAGGTGATCATCATGGCGACGGATCTGAGCGAGAACGGTGTTGAGAAGTGCGCGGAATATCTGCCTCCGTCGGTGGTTCTGGACAACAGCCGTACGTTTGGTGATTTCCAGGTGAGCCGTCTATCGGAGAATGAAGGTCACCGGCAATCTTTCTAACCAAAACGCTTCCGATTGATTCCAGCTCACATTGAAAAATCGCGAAAACAAGGAGAAGTACACAATCTCGACGGTGCACATGCGCCACACGCCTAGCAACAATCTGCGGGAGATCATGCACTTCTGGTATCAGTGGCCGGACACGGGTGTCCCGATCGACGAGTCTTCTATCATTGGCATGCTGTTAGAGGCACGCACCTACCTCAAGCTGTCTCCCTCGGAGTTGGCCGAATTCGCCACCATCGCGGAGGAACCGGAAGAATCGCCCAAAGCCGAGCCGCAGACCGCGCCAGGTGGAGCCGAAAATGGCgctaacaataacaacaataataacaacaacaccgCCAATGGTACGGCCGGTGCGGGTAAGGAACCGATTAGTATCGTCAGCAATGGTGGCACGAACACGATGGACAAGCACAAGTCGTTGCAGCGAACTCAGGGGTAAGAGTCTTTGGGATTATTAAGGGCCCTTCAACGATCCGGATGGTGGGTAATTCTCGCGTAATCGTCTTTTTTGCAGACCGCTCACCGTACATTGCTCACCGGGAACCGGCCGCACCGGGACACTGGTGGCATGCGATATCGCACTACGCCTGCTTGAGGTTCCTCCACGGACGGTGGACCTACCGCAGATCGTGTACTACGTGCGACGAGGCCGTGCCAGTGCTGTCCGAACACGGGAACAGTACGAGCTGGTTTACAGGGTAAGCGGACATTACATTATGGCTAGATTTGAGGCATAAAGACAGCAACTAAATCGTTGATCCTTCGTCCTTATTATAGGTAGCCAACGTGTACGCCACCAAGCTGACGGGACCGACCATAGAAACATAGGAAAGACTCATTTAAAATCAAGTATTGTGAGTACGTTCGACACACATATACACTCATCCCTAAAAGGGCATGAGTCACTCTTTCCCGTGCTCGATCCTTTGGCGACTCGATCTGCTTTTGATCCGGGGAGGGCTAGTTGCGTCCTGTAATCCGTGCCCTTCATGAGATCCGCGGATAAAAGTGGAACCTGAACTCAGCTACATCTTGCAAGTGTCCAGCTTGGGAGCAGAATGAAACGAGACCCTGTCAGTCCCACTTGACAACGGAAGAAGCTTACAGTCGTTCAACATGCTCAATAGACACCTAGGAACTTGTGACAGTGTTGGATCTACCTATCGACCATCCGTTTGTGGATGCGTTTTTCACTGCACGAAGGTCCTGAAGGTCCTCTCGTCTGTCTGTCTCTTCCCCTAACATCTCTCCCCGTCACGTATTTGGGATTGCGGATCGACACTGGCCCGGAACACCCCCTTGGGTGGTTGCCCGGAATGGTGGCGCTGACTGTCGCGATGACTCGGGTGCATCCAGATCCGGCACcgaccagccagccagccagcacgACCATCCCGCCCACCTTGCACCACGGTGTCGGGATTACTCATAATACTTGATTTTAAGCTCTAGCAGGGCCTAGAGGACATCGCGACAATTCCTTGACAGCATTCctagcgaaaggaagcaaccAGCAGATAGTTTTACTTCCAAAACACGTGCGCTGTCGATCGGATGGTAGACGTTCGATCTGGCGCTGGTTTGGCGCAATCGGATTCCTATCAAAATCTCATCATACTTAGCAGCACTTCCTCTTTTTTCCACTGTGTCCACTGAACG
This window harbors:
- the LOC128720279 gene encoding serine-rich adhesin for platelets, whose amino-acid sequence is MLELKTTRRRTPRMARMVALFALAACLTFLGQSYLVQARVIVRRQAVEDATEVLPTATVDPVDDLTTIIPSADENANNKVATTPPRPNDRFEQFPADGLASDGSDGSLLSAGSTSADESDVSSGSSLLDTAERQSSGSVDEDDSASVTTVAPSGEESMSRDTSSTDEDSSAALSGSSLSTNESEISASRQQSEPDESATSEDSTETPVGNGVASSEPSIVVASAITTPAPTVAPPDQVSDSGSGNLSSSSELRSSDESQLSSSSVSSAQEQSESSSTAEQDGAPEPEKTNPEVRVADEDATAIATATGDADEPTTVPASAQAEPETDTSAPSDSNSGPSDPERPDREPLGLSRYTAPANTSEDGADSSIDASAAKDSLSAKDLTTEDVSSTGVTIPAVVAESEDASNGIAPERSAERSQLEINTFEVASNELERNQTQRAVNATNAGTLVSRTKKGKFLDQFNEETTEDNDINLPNGAAWALAGMRMVDRKQPDATEVTAESVTRDDSENVVANNTLKQLMDWAMIMQEADFANSTFVRSTVASDEPGTAKDRRTYANKAPSGMADAEDGLGEENRLPGVATEVPRIGEEAAPVTEAEDANVLDTTFVPSTEQPGRGSLELEDFKFEDRPSAGTATRENVGSNMLATTTRRTYAVSENVDESELTAGGTRIRNTPELRVTSTTTTQRSDVNTGIFEDVPVTTYSPAASGILRRTEQTTRPVPLTTMVPFVRRLVTTTDVPMRDITTTLSPTTTAGAALREDVATKALDLEESTDSSEVNRNLLNRTDERPLPVTTVAPGASVTTMVPNHLSSSVTLTNSVDSGDSSPGENLIGQASVTTDRSDQTTTEENTEDARVPIVMEDKRVFETTTTTVPTPTTTRMVTTSTQAQTTFNAGSIAGAMSEAFTTRRTIDRSMTTTELSEEESVTEEDYIELNNAPGSSSGQGDQNQTGRTEQEVPRQTNGTTEQSQGEPAAEEDNSVVVAVVASIVSVIVVLLLIAAFMYYPPLQIVFRKRQNQVSYGQRCRPVGLDAYSLDNVSVYNSVRRKGNTARMSKRSYGNSAFEDPNFKTNPLTVAELANIIHNKTAIYDEFKEIPNVTARADEVPEGCEDKNRYANVVPLPETRVHLKRLNDDEKTEYINANFVKGPKDSANYYIACQAPMENTINDFWRLIWEQNSKVIIMATDLSENGVEKCAEYLPPSVVLDNSRTFGDFQLTLKNRENKEKYTISTVHMRHTPSNNLREIMHFWYQWPDTGVPIDESSIIGMLLEARTYLKLSPSELAEFATIAEEPEESPKAEPQTAPGGAENGANNNNNNNNNTANGTAGAGKEPISIVSNGGTNTMDKHKSLQRTQGPLTVHCSPGTGRTGTLVACDIALRLLEVPPRTVDLPQIVYYVRRGRASAVRTREQYELVYRVANVYATKLTGPTIET